The Streptomyces lienomycini sequence GGCCGTCAGGACCAGGGAGCGCAGTGCGGGGTCGTCCAGGACCTCTCGGCCGGTGCCGCCCAGTCGGGCCAGCTCGGCGCCCAGGATGTCGTCGTCCTGGCGGTGCAGCCGTCCGGTGACCGCGGTGCCGGGGGCTGCCCGGCCGGACGCGAACAGGCGGCGTGGGCCCGGGATGCGGCGCCTTTCCAGCTCGTGGGCGAGTTCCCAGGCCACGGCGGAGCCCATGCTGTGCCCGAAGAGGGCGTACGGCAGGTCGAGCAGCGGCGCGACGGCGTCCGCCACGGCTCCCACCAGGTCGGCCATGTCGGCCGCCTCCGGGTCCTCGAAGCGGTCCTCGCGGCCGGGGTACTGGAGGGCGAGGAGTTCGACCTCGGGGGGCGTGAGCGCCGCCCAGGGCCGGTAGAAGCCCGCGCTGCCACCCGCGTGCGGCAGGCAGATCAGGGTGTACCGGGGCGCGGCCGCGCCGCTCCACCGCCGGATCCACGGGTTGTCGGCCTTCGCGGCGCGCGCGGAGGGCTGTGCGGGAGGCTGCGCCGAGCGCTGGACGGACGCGTTGGGTGCGGAGGACGCGGTCACCAGGCGACCCTCAGTTCTTCGAGGCCGAAGGTGGCCGAGTCGTGCTTGACGGCGACGTCGTCCCGCTCCCCCGCGAGGCGGAGGGTGGGCACGCGGCGGATCAGGGTCTCGAGGGCGACCTCCAGTTCCAGCCTGGCGAGGTGCTGCCCGACGCACTGGTGGACGCCGTGGCCGAAGGCGACGTGGTGGTTGTCGGTGCGGTGGAAGTCGACCCGCGCCGGGTCGTCGAACTGCTCGGGGTCGTGGTTGGCGCCGGCCAGGAGGGCGATGACGCCGTCGTCGGCGGGGATCGTCCGGCCGGACAGGTCGATGTCCTCGGCGGCCACGCGCAGGGGGATGGAGTCGGCGACGGACAGGACGCGCAGGAGTTCGTCGACGGCGGCGGGCATCAGGGAGGGGTCGCGGCGGAGTTCCTCCCTCAGCTCCGGTCGGTCCAGGAGAAGCAGCGTGCTCAGGGCGATCATGCTGGTGGTGGTCTCGCGGCCGGCGTTGATGGTGATGCCGAGCGTGGACAGGAGCTGGTCCATGGTCACGTGGCCCGGGACGAGGTGCTCGGTGACGAGCTGGGAGATCAGGTCGTCGCGGGGTTCCTCGCGCCGCTTGCCGACCAGTTCGGCGAGCAGGCCGAAGAGGCCGCCGAGGGCTTGGGAGACCTGTTCGGCGGTGCTGGTGCGGGAGCCGGAGACGCGGGTGACGTCCCGGAAGAACTCCAGGTTCTCGCGGGGGATGCCGAGCAGTTCGCAGATCACCGAGGTGGATACCGCGTTGGCGTACACGGAGACGAAGTCCACGGGACCGCCGCCGGCGAGCATGCCGTCCAGGATCTCGTCGACGCGGGCCTGCACGGCGGGCCGCATCGCCCGCACCCGGCGCACGGTGAACACCGGCAGGAGCATCCGCCGGTATTTGGTGTGCTCGGGGGCGTCGGTGC is a genomic window containing:
- a CDS encoding cytochrome P450, with product MRTPETPTPDRPRTDAGPHPEAPPRDFPVQRGCPFAAPAEYEALRTHDPVARVTLPTNKEAWVITRYDDVRELLSDPRASADIRRPNFPALGEGEQEAGAKFRPFIRTDAPEHTKYRRMLLPVFTVRRVRAMRPAVQARVDEILDGMLAGGGPVDFVSVYANAVSTSVICELLGIPRENLEFFRDVTRVSGSRTSTAEQVSQALGGLFGLLAELVGKRREEPRDDLISQLVTEHLVPGHVTMDQLLSTLGITINAGRETTTSMIALSTLLLLDRPELREELRRDPSLMPAAVDELLRVLSVADSIPLRVAAEDIDLSGRTIPADDGVIALLAGANHDPEQFDDPARVDFHRTDNHHVAFGHGVHQCVGQHLARLELEVALETLIRRVPTLRLAGERDDVAVKHDSATFGLEELRVAW
- a CDS encoding thioesterase II family protein; protein product: MTASSAPNASVQRSAQPPAQPSARAAKADNPWIRRWSGAAAPRYTLICLPHAGGSAGFYRPWAALTPPEVELLALQYPGREDRFEDPEAADMADLVGAVADAVAPLLDLPYALFGHSMGSAVAWELAHELERRRIPGPRRLFASGRAAPGTAVTGRLHRQDDDILGAELARLGGTGREVLDDPALRSLVLTAVRHDYRIIETYRPPERPPLTCPLHVLTGSTDPELGAERTRERAGGWADLTTARTEVRVFPGDHFYLTPRRREVVATVLRRLDPSLTTGGAHTWPSTP